Proteins encoded together in one Urocitellus parryii isolate mUroPar1 chromosome 3, mUroPar1.hap1, whole genome shotgun sequence window:
- the Tes gene encoding testin, whose protein sequence is MDLDTKMKKMGLGHEQGFGAPCLKCKEKCEGFELHFWRKICRNCKCGQEEHDVLLSNEEDRKVGKLFEDTKYTTLIAKLKSDGIPMYKRNVMILTNPVAAKKNVSINTVTYEWAPPVQNQALARQYMQMLPKDKQPVAGSEGAQYRKKQLAKQLPAHDQDPSKCHELSPKEVKEMEQFVKKYKNEALGVGDVKLPYEMDTQGPDKMYIPGGDRNTPITVGTMENESAEHKKKQYSCFCCKLSMKEGDPAIYAERAGYDKLWHPACFVCSTCSELLVDMIYFWKNGKLYCGRHYCDSEKPRCAGCDELIFSNEYTQAENQNWHLKHFCCFDCDNILAGEIYVMVNDKPVCKPCYVKNHAVVCQGCHNAIDPEVQRVTYNNFSWHATTECFLCSCCSKSLIGQKFMPVEGMVFCSIECKKLMS, encoded by the exons aaaaatatgccGTAATTGCAAGTGTGGCCAAGAAGAGCATGATGTCCTCTTGAGCAATGAAGAGGACCGAAAAGTGGGAAAACTTTTTGAAGACACCAAGTACACCACCCTGATTGCAAAGCTAAAATCAGATGGAATTCCCATGTATAAACGCAATGTTATGATATTGACCAATCCAGTTGCTGCCAAGAAGAATGTCTCCATCAATACTGTTACCTATGAGTGGGCTCCTCCTGTCCAGAATCAAGCGTTG GCCAGACAGTACATGCAGATGCTGCCTAAGGATAAGCAGCCAGTGGCAGGCTCAGAGGGGGCACAGTACCGGAAAAAGCAGCTGGCAAAGCAGCTCCCTGCACATGACCAGGACCCTTCCAAGTGCCATGAGTTATCTCCCAAAGAGGTGAAGGAGATGGAACAGTTTGTGAAGAAATACAAGAACGAGGCTCTGGGAGTAGGAGATGTCAAACTTCCCTATGAGATGGACACTCAAGGACCTGACAAAATGTACATTCCTGGTGGGGACAGAAATACCCCAATAACAGTGGGCACCATGGAGAATGAATCTGCAgagcacaaaaaaaaacaatat TCCTGCTTTTGCTGCAAACTGAGTATGAAGGAAGGTGACCCAGCCATCTATGCTGAAAGAGCTGGCTATGATAAACTGTGGCACCCAGCTTGTTTTGTCTGCAGTACCTGCTCTGAACTCCTGGTTGACATGATTTATTTCTGGAAGAATGGGAAGCTGTACTGTGGCAGACATTACTGTGACAGCGAGAAACCACGATGTGCTGGCTGTGATGAG CTTATATTCAGCAATGAGTACACCCAGGCCGAAAACCAAAACTGGCATCTGAAACACTTCTGCTGCTTTGACTGTGACAATATCCTAGCGGGGGAAATATATGTAATGGTCAATGACAAGCCTGTATGCAAGCCCTGCTATGTGAAGAATCATGCTGTG GTGTGTCAAGGATGCCACAATGCCATCGATCCAGAAGTGCAACGCGTGACCTACAACAACTTCAGCTGGCATGCAACCACAGAGTGCTTTCTGTGCTCCTGCTGCAGCAAGAGCCTCATTGGGCAGAAGTTCATGCCCGTAGAAGGGATGGTTTTCTGTTCGATAGAGTGCAAGAAATTAATGTCTTAG